Proteins encoded in a region of the Magallana gigas chromosome 8, xbMagGiga1.1, whole genome shotgun sequence genome:
- the LOC136270686 gene encoding trichohyalin-like yields MKSGDPLDVGDLDYLNDIIPYRCPKCKDERKFSSLSDLRLHLDKNHSYQVGYVRPRARMQVFDAKSEKTKENNSINEGKRKTSSPRLEIRSSDGRSSPLLLSFKEDARILESQLRAAKEAEMRNKERSYHRKTGHVNESGTIDSLHQKLMSSRNQQWKAEEALYSIDSVLDNLEKSVEMRFRDQRCVISDLASSLDNREEQLSQANLTLKSLQKERQKLMRETQEVLQQSKIKNERLKLDLERRDDVLHSVKSQLQDLRVKTEESIRLRDNELMLTKDRVHHLELEKETLLRDVEELMRASDQDSVHLKQALGAKERQLKLVNNELLKIRNEQSDLMNESVKLYEAAEMGNEKLKRVIQTKDSKLQQAEMELVKLRKMQDDLVSESQLLTEQADSHSQAMRGVLGEKEAALSTLRQELERVIQERNRLLTAVETRAPVMNSEASKRDVPVNSSLEQEKMRQELDRVVKERDRLLTALETRAPGNFEAHQRHVAVNSFSKEQEEMKQELERVMKERDRLMEVMERSPVRGHVVEGTCEIDGDSALMKEDKLIQRQNASQNQRVVTPVLSVNDADISKLQSELEEKQAHLEKKERQVIVNSKINTKIETFCLHNI; encoded by the exons ATGAAGTCCGGTGACCCATTGGATGTCGGTGATTTGGACTACCTGAATGACATTATTCCATACAGATGTCCAAAATGTAAAGATGAGAGAAAGTTCTCTTCTCTCTCTGATTTACGCCTCCACCTGGATAAAAACCATTCCTACCAGGTTGGGTACGTGAGACCTCGAGCAAGGATGCAAGTCTTTGACGCAAAGTCtgaaaaaacaaaggaaaataacTCAATCAATGAAGGAAAAAGGAAAACAAGTTCACCTCGGTTGGAAATCAGGTCATCAGATGGAAGATCTTCACCGCTTCTCCTGAGCTTTAAGGAAGATGCCAGGATTCTCGAGAGTCAACTGAGGGCTGCCAAAGAAGCTGAAATGAGAAACAAAGAAAGATCTTACCACAGAAAGACAGGACATGTGAATGAATCAGGCACAATTGACAGTCTACATCAAAAACTGATGTCTTCCAGGAATCAGCAATGGAAGGCTGAGGAGGCTCTGTACAGTATAGACAGTGTCCTGGACAATTTGGAAAAGTCCGTAGAAATGAGATTCCGAGATCAAAGGTGTGTTATCAGTGACTTGGCCTCGAGTCTAGACAACAGAGAGGAGCAGTTAAGTCAAGCTAACCTCACCCTGAAAAGTCTGCAAAAAGAGCGGCAAAAATTGATGAGAGAGACACAAGAAGTTCTCCAACAGAGCAAAATCAAGAATGAGAGACTGAAGTTGGACCTAGAGAGGAGAGACGATGTTCTCCACTCTGTCAAGTCCCAGCTCCAAGATCTGAGAGTTAAAACTGAGGAGAGTATTAGACTCAGAGACAATGAGTTAATGCTGACCAAGGACAGAGTTCATCATTTGGAGTTGGAGAAGGAGACCTTGTTGAGAGATGTTGAGGAGCTGATGAGGGCTTCTGATCAGGACAGCGTTCATCTGAAACAAGCTCTGGGAGCAAAGGAGAGGCAGCTTAAATTAGTCAATAATGAACTACTTAAAATCAG AAATGAGCAGTCTGATCTAATGAATGAAAGTGTGAAATTGTATGAAGCAGCAGAAATGGGCAATGAGAAGCTGAAGAGAGTTATTCAGACCAAGGACAGCAAACTTCAGCAAGCAGAGATGGAGCTTGTAAAGCTAAGGAAG ATGCAAGATGATTTAGTGAGTGAGTCCCAGCTGTTGACAGAGCAGGCCGACAGTCACAGTCAGGCCATGAGGGGGGTTCTGGGAGAGAAGGAGGCCGCACTCTCCACCCTGAGACAGGAACTGGAAAGAGTGATTCAGGAGAGGAACAGACTTCTTACGGCTGTGGAGACTAGGGCACCGGTGATGAACTCAGAAGCCAGTAAGAGAGATGTACCAGTGAACAGCTCCCTCGAACAAGAGAAAATGAGGCAAGAATTGGACAGAGTGGTGAAGGAAAGGGATAGGCTTCTTACAGCCTTAGAGACTAGGGCACCGGGGAACTTTGAAGCCCATCAGAGACATGTAGCAGTAAACAGCTTCTCCAAGGAACAAGAAGAAATGAAGCAGGAACTGGAGAGGGTAATGAAGGAGAGGGACAGGCTTATGGAGGTCATGGAAAGGTCACCTGTGAGGGGTCATGTGGTGGAAGGAACTTGTGAGATAGATGGAGACAGTGCCCTTATGAAGGAGGACAAATTAATTCAAAGACAGAATGCATCACAGAATCAAAGGGTGGTAACTCCTGTACTATCTGTAAATGATGCTGACATTAGTAAACTTCAGTCTGAACTAGAAGAAAAACAAGctcatttggaaaaaaaagaaaggcaAGTTATTgtcaattcaaaaataaataccaaaatagAAACATTTTGTCTCCATAATATTTAA